The segment ctaatgtttaaaattagttattgtacAGGCATTGAAAGTACAAATTTAGAACATGGTCACAGTCTGGAAAACTCAAGGAGTCTCTCAGATTATCTGCAAGCAATCTCTGTTACATCAGAACAAAAATTTGGACAGCGTTCCAGAGAGAAAAGTCCACCGTCATTTGTCATATAACATTCCctgaaatgtcaaaataactaatgtttaaaattagttattgtacAGGCATTGAAAGTACAAATTTAGAACATGGTCACAGTCTGGAAAACTCAAGGAGTCTCTCAGATTATCTGCAAGCAATCTCTGTTACATCAGAACAAAAATTTGGACAGCGTTCCAGAGAGAAAAGTCCACCGTCATTTGTCATATAACATTCCctgaaatgtcaaaataactaatgtttaaaattagttattgtacAGGCATTGAAAGTACAAATTTAGAACATGGTCACAGTCTGGAAAACTCAAGGAGTCTCTCAGATTATCTGCAAGCAATCTCTGTTACATCAGAACAAAAATTTGGACAGCGTTCCAGAGAGAAAAGTCCACCGTCATTTGTCATATAACATTCCctgaaatgtcaaaataactaatgtttaaaattagttattgtacAGGCATTGAAAGTACAAATTTAGAACATGGTCACAGTCTGGAAAACTCAAGGAGTCTCTCAGATTATCTGCAAGCAATCTCTGTTACATCAGAACAAAAATTTGGACAGCGTTCCAGAGAGAAAAGTCCACCGTCATTTGTCATATAACATTCCctgaaatgtcaaaataactaatgtttaaaattagttattgtacAGGCATTGAAAGTACAAATTTAGAACATGGTCACAGTCTGGAAAACTCAAGGAGTCTCTCAGATTATCTGCAAGCAATCTCTGTTACATCAGAACAAAAATTTGGACAGCGTTCCAGAGAGAAAAGTCCACCGTCATTTGTCATATAACATTCCctgaaatgtcaaaataactaatgtttaaaattagttattgtacAGGCATTGAAAGTACAAATTTAGAACATGGTCACAGTCTGGAAAACTCAAGGAGTCTCTCAGATTATCTGCAAGCAATCTCTGTTACATCAGAACAAAAATTTGGACAGCGTTCCAGAGAGAAAAGTCCACCGTCATTTGTCATATAACATTCCctgaaatgtcaaaataactaatgtttaaaattagttattgtacAGGCATTGAAAGTACAAATTTAGAACATGGTCACAGTCTGGAAAACTCAAGGAGTCTCTCAGATTATCTGCAAGCAATCTCTGTTACATCAGAACAAAAATTTGGACAGCGTTCCAGAGAGAAAAGTCCACCGTCATTTGTCATATAACATTCCctgaaatgtcaaaataactaatgtttaaaattagttattgtacAGGCATTGAAAGTACAAATTTAGAACATGGTCACAGTCTGGAAAACTCAAGGAGTCTCTCAGATTATCTGCAAGCAATCTCTGTTACATCAGAACAAAAATTTGGACAGCGTTCCAGAGAGAAAAGTCCACCGTCATTTGTCATATAACATTCCctgaaatgtcaaaataactaatgtttaaaattagttattgtacAGGCATTGAAAGTACAAATTTAGAACATGGTCACAGTCTGGAAAACTCAAGGAGTCTCTCAGATTATCTGCAAGCAATCTCTGTTACATCAGAACAAAAATTTGGACAGCGTTCCAGAGAGAAAAGTCCACCGTCATTTGTCATATAACATTCCctgaaatgtcaaaataactaatgtttaaaattagttattgtacAGGCATTGAAAGTACAAATTTAGAACATGGTCACAGTCTGGAAAACTCAAGGAGTCTCTCAGATTATCTGCAAGCAATCTCTGTTACATCAGAACAAAAATTTGGACAGCGTTCCAGAGAGAAAAGTCCACCGTCATTTGTCATATAACATTCCctgaaatgtcaaaataactaatgtttaaaattagttattgtacAGGCATTGAAAGTACAAATTTAGAACATGGTCACAGTCTGGAAAACTCAAGGAGTCTCTCAGATTATCTGCAAGCAATCTCTGTTACATCAGAACAAAAATTTGGACAGCGTTCCAGAGAGAAAAGTCCACCGTCATTTGTCATATAACATTGCCTTGTTCGGAGTTCACCcaagaaaaaaatgtagaagGCATATCGATACATTCCTTTTCGTCTCAACATCTCCTTATTTCTTCtacacctgaaaaaaaaaaaagaaagaaatctgatCATTTAATTGCTGCAATCAGTTAAGGAAAAGAGAAgtagaatatttgaaatgaacaaaGAAAGTTGTTGAAACTTAAATCTGGTCATGAAACGACAGacgaaaaaagtaaatgcatgaTCATATCATtctacttttgaaataattattttctgcttcgGATCAAGAAGATGAGTttatctgtattattattattactagacATTTTTATTGTTCTCGaatcttgtaaaaaaatttcttttattgcctaaccaacttttatttaatttggcttATTTCATGTTTAAAGATAAAATCCAGTGGTCGATTTTTCACTCAATTTCTTATGATCTGcaggtttaaattttatacagtttgtaTTTTCACagtggaaatatattttattatttttatccttttattaattaaattaaattaattgtttttattccttATCACCTTTGATAAAGAGTTGGGAAAATTAATCATAGGATTGCATAGTGCTGGCTGCCTTTGGCAATCAGCTAGTTCGCTCAGATTTTGTCTTTTAAGTTGATTAAACGttaaatatggaatgcatttttttaaaagttgaccttgttatttgatataatcgaaaattatgaatttaattgaatagatTTGCTACAAATTACTGTAGGTGTAAATTAATTACTATAGGTgcaaaataaatacgaaataaagAATCAGAAGGGAAAATCCAGATTTAATgtctaaagaaaagaatatttttacatcataatttgaacattggcaaaagcatgcgattgaatgttttgatagatGGAATTTCATCATAACAGTAAAAGAATTGTTACAGTctgtatattgaaatgaaaatatttttaaaagataattttttgaatttcaaggcaatgAAAGcccatttttgtgagataatagttttgtAAGATATAATCATCAATTTCATAACTAAGTCATAGCTATTATTTATCTAGAGACAGTCAAACttatattaaactatttgtttgatgcctatttcttgatttctgttacgtcttctttcctctgactgaatgaagATTTTTGGTGACACATCTAGCCTTCAccagagcatttttaaaatttagctgttCCGTAATTAGCGAaatgttgaattaagtgcagttATAAAAATGCTCTATGACGCAGTCTGAAATGTTTGTATAgtgttttgtttacatttaactgcTATCATTCGACAGAAAGAGCGATTTCTGGGCCATGTGcgttagcgttatatatatagGTTTATAGCAATGAATTATAGATTGAAGActaaatggttaaaaataaataatcttaatgcACTACTAAggtattttcaaatgatatttctattACGTTTATTCGTGATCAAAAACGTTCTATCCCTCTCTGCTACAGGTATCGGACACCGTCGTAGAGCCCTACAATGCCACCCTTTCCGTCCATCAGTTGGTGGAGAACACAGATGAAACCTATTGCATTGACAACGAAGCGTTGTACGACATTTGCTTCCGTACGCTGAAGCTCACCACCCCCACCTACGGCGATCTCAACCACCTGGTTTCCGTCACCATGTCTGGAGTCACCACATGCCTCAGATTTCCAGGACAGTTGAACGCCGATCTCAGAAAACTCGCTGTGAACATGGTGCCCTTTCCCCGCTTGCATTTCTTCATGCCAGGATTCGCACCACTTACCTCTAGGGGAAGCCAACAATATAGGtgagaaaacaaaaatgtaatatttctcaaaaagtttatatttagatGGACTAACATATTTTTCTTACTATATGATGTGTTTTTTAGAAAGCAAACTCTTTCAATCTTTTCGAGGTACCCAAATCGATGTATTCCTACTTTCCTACTTTCCATAAACTGCCATGCAGTCCTCCTCTGagtagaatgaaaatataaatgcatttttaaatttttgaaaattattacttcTAACTCTTTTACCGATGACAAATTTGTTCCAAGATAGCTTCGTAAAGACacttaataagaaataaagatcAGTTACATTTACAGTAAACATACAGATTTTCTTACtactatttctctctctctctctctctctctctctctataagAACTAATTCAGAAATATGTGTTAAACAGTTTAGAAAACCAGCAAACACTCATTCTTTTAAGCTGTCTTGTTGTTCCagataaaggaaaaattatcttgaatttgCGATGAAAACGCTTTGTATTTTCTCCACAAACTTGCTTTATACAACTGCAGCCATCTGAATTGTTTAtgtttgcttataatttttaaaccacaTTAATTGAATAGAAATTGATGTCGtacaaaatttgtgatttttttgggttaaatttattttaattaatcgatttggccagatattaaaaaaaaaatacacaccattcgcaaaaaaattaatttaaatactattcaATATATCTATTGTTAATTTACTacttgaatgaaatatttcttcagcCTGAATGCGATTCCACATATTTTCTTTCTCCAGAGCCCTCACTGTGCCAGAGCTCACTCAACAGATGTTCGACGCTAAAAACATGATGGCTGCCTGCGATCCAAGGCACGGGCGCTACCTGACGGTGGCCACAATTTTCAGAGGCCGCATGTCCATGAAGGAGGTGGACGAGCAAATGTTAAACGTGCAGAACAAGAACAGCAGCTACTTCGTCGAGTGGATCCCGAACAACGTGAAGACAGCCGTGTGCGATATCCCACCTCGAGGCCTCAAGATGTCCGCTACCTTCATCGGAAACAGCACCGCTATCCAGGAACTCTTTAAGAGAATATCCGAGCAATTCACAGGTGAGTATCTCAGGGCATCACCACTGAGGCAGAACGGTTTACGATTACTTATACtcatgccgggtttacactcggccagtaggcAGCACATGCGCATAAAGGgtctgatttatgtttgccacaatttataagataaattcagacatggctataaattgccgtttagACGTCgacgaattttctttttcactgcatatcgtagaaaaataatagatatttaaacaaagaaacatggtaaaataaagaaaaggtcAACATacagaaatttggaaaaatatagaaaagaaatgacacacacacgcacacatacacatatacacacatacgcacacacacacgcacgcacacgcacacacacacacacaaaacctcgcatcagaaagaacagaGCAAAAAATACcagaattaatctatgataagtgatcaattttttcactccAAACCCCCCCCCCGCCAAATTTTACAAACACATgcgcaataataataaaaatgcaacaggaggcatgttgttgtcccgtcgggacaattacttgccatcgaccgcccaggatttttcagcctttctacgcatgagCTGCCCACTGACCGccttataactggctgagtgtaaacccggcatcagtttgaataaaattcatagaCGAATATACAAATTAACACAAAATACTCTGAAATCGTCCACAGTGAATGCGTTGATACCGAAGCTTCAGCTACGAGAATGGCAAATTTTCTCTCGTGCCGAATCTTCTCGATTCGCGCCGGGGATCTTCTGCTTCGtgcaatattaatatattaaactctCGGTAATTACTCGGTAATTCTCGTTAGTTACATGTTAAAGGGTTACACTCCACTGCTCGATCCGCTCACCAATCTTCACAAATCACGCTGTGATTCTTTTCAGATCCCAGCTCGCATTAATCTGAAAACAATTAAaagctgtaaatttttttatcttgttaatgtcaactaaataatatttgtatcagaaattaaagagataatttattaaatatgtgaaCAAACATTTCCGAcattaataattaagaagaaatagTAGAAATCAGGTGTTCAGTTATTGAATGCATAggcaaatggtttaaaatttttaataagataatacgGTATGCTTATGCGCTGCCCGACTTTTTGatgaaagacaaatatttttcgatgtaaatgtagttttaaatcttttaaagaaatgtccCTCTTGTGAATAGTCATCATTTAAATGTGTCAAGCTGTCTTTGCTTCCCTGTGTTTTTATGATGATTACCATTCTGCTTCTTGtatgtaattgaaaattaataaatgtagagtaaatttctagaaaaactgAAAGAGAATTCATGATGTGAGTAATCATATCTATCGctgttttagttatatttataattatttttctgtttaaaaatcaaattataaatcaaGTATAAAGTGAACgaagttttgtattaaaaaaaagagtaaaattttaattaaagttatctGTAagctgttaatttaattttaaaaaaaccaaaaggaaaaagaaacaaGTTGCATCTATACCCTGACCTCTTGCATGCGAAGCGTTCACAATTACACCGTTGGTTGGGAATAGGTGATTTTGTTTCTGGTATATAAGCTATGCTGAAAATTTAAAGGCTGTTTTCTTGAAATCGGCAGGctattgtgctttaatatttgaatgaatgattTTCGTAAAGATATACTTCAATTATACTATatctcatcccgaactcaattttcaaatacgtgccctccccttgtaagTCTTTTTCATTGGACTGTAATTTCCTGATGCTACAGTAGCAACGGGAATCAAAAACTGCCGTTATTTGCTGCCATGACCAAATTgcgaaaatataaaacaatttaaaaagctaatatttgaaatattataagtaGTTTTCAGCAATTTTTGCACTCTGAGCAATCCctgtttaattcaaattattaaaattcttaataaataattagcagAACATTTTCAGTCATTTGGCTGATGCCATAAATGGCTTGTCTCGGGGGAAAGGGTGACAATCGATTAAATAACTTGTGCAGTCCAAAAGATCCTACTTCTAACACCCAGTCTTCACACCGAGCTTATGGATTACGCCACACGTTGCGAGTTGCTGAAATAGGCTTTGGGTAAAACGACgcatattttcatttgcattaacCCCCTGACGCTCAAATTTACTTAACTTTCTACTTAGAGGACATGTCATCTTTaggacatttttattaatttctataataatataaaaatattttagatattaaagcattttaagggaattttgcattttacattGCTTAATACTCTCACTTAATTGtaggtttaaaattaaaaattcgataacTCGATGCGCGATTCTGTCTCATCGTTGTTGCTAAGGGGTTCAGGATTTTTAATACTTCTGTAAAGATTGGAGAGATTAACGCGATGGTCAGATTGATAGATTTATGTATGTATGCATCCAGTTTTTAATGTTTCCACCAAAGGCGAAAAGTTTCATGATTGCGTATGTGTGGTAATTTCTGTTCATTTACATTAAGTACTCGAGTACgctttaaagaatttgaaatttttcatagcCATGTTCCGACGCAAGGCCTTCTTGCACTGGTACACCGGCGAAGGTATGGATGAGATGGAATTCACAGAGGCCGAATCCAACATGAATGACCTGGTCTCCGAGTATCAGCAGTATCAAGAGGCAACCGCCGACGACGAGGGAGACTTCGAAGACGAAGAACAGCCCGTTGGTGACACAGCCTAGAGAGTCAGAAACCTTCACTTTAGAGCCTCTAAATTCCCTCCCTCCCATTCCgaatttttaatacatgtataATTTGTGACGACACGCATTCCAGTTTACTGTTTTACATGGACCGTTTGAAACGCATTTTCCTGCAGATAAACAGGAGTTTATCAAGGCGGACCGCAGTGCTAAATGCAGAATTTTGATTTGCTTCAAATTGTTTTCCTCTAGCGGATTCTCGTGCAAACGAAGATTTCTGATTGGTCAGGAAACGAGCGaagaatactttattattattattgtttaaagatatttttttttagaaaatatgtataaattcgTATTGGGAgttgtcttttatttaaaatttctttaatctaaTGTGCAATCAATAgttctacagattttttttccgcTCAGCGTTATTctgtgatttttatttctaaataaatttcagtttacaactatttgtttctttgttattatttataaacattgtttTGGTCACGTTCTACACATCACATGATCAATTCGTGCTAAACGGGGTATCGTTATGGAAGAGGGTGTGGCGCCGTTCCAAGTTTTAATCCGCATTCTAACGACCTGTGAGTCTGCAGACACACACACCACCGTTGCACTTCCTGCAGACAGGGCACACTTCCCCCTCTTGCTCCTCTTTTGTGgctttccagttttttttttttttttttttttttttttttttttttttttatgtctgtccAGTTTTGTCGGTAAACTGGTAAGAGGGGAAAGTGTGTAATGTCACTCACAGGTCACTGAAACTTGGCTTTAGCAATGCGggggaaataatttcatttgttgcaAAATAACCAGAGGAGGAAACGATCTCATAGATTGCTTTTTCAGACAATATATGTGCTCTtttgtgacaatttttatttattttttctcaccgtatgtaaaacaaatttttggactCCTCTTACAGATGTACTAAATTGCAGAAACTATCTTTATTGTTGTTGCAATAAGAAATaacaagtgcaataaaaaaaagaaaaaaaaaaagggagacaGATCATCCCTGGCCACATCTTCAGCTTTATCGGTATAAAGAAAATCCCTGGCGCAGTCAGTGATTATTTTGAAGAGGGCTGAAATAATGGAACGGCAGCTAAAAATATGCTCCGCACACTGAAAATctcttcttatttttaagaaggtgtataattaaatagtttcatGGCACTATTTATTCCGAATTGATGAAGATGAACATGAAAATTTTGGTCaacaattaattatcaaaatgctTTCTTAATGAACATTTTCCTATGAAACCACTGCCTGTCAAGTTCAGTGTGCAGACTGTGCGTTTAAGTGCCAGTCAGAACTTCCTTTTTAAGTAAATACACACATacgtatgtatgtgtgtgtggggaTAAAGAATAAAGGATTTAGCAATTTAAGTTTTGAAACGATTCAATTCGGAATTGAAagataaaggaaaagaaaaatatacggATGATGGTTCAACACGTTTTCTCTATTGCTGCCCCAATgaaaagttttcacattttttttttcaaatatatgaattcGCCCATTGAAGTGAAAGCATTTTGGAAAAGAGGGACAGCGGATATTATGTGCAATGGCCAATTCGCCTGTTGGCAAGCGGAAGAGCCTGTTCAAACAAATTTCCCGCATCTCTAATGaagcaaatcattaaaatagaaaataattttactttgcaAACGTACAAACTCTTTGCACTGAcgctcaattttttttgtttgcttaggAAGCTCTATAAACGTAGTAAAAGAAGTGAACGAATGCCTGAATATTTCTCTTTGCATGAATATTGCACGTCTTATGCGAGGAGTGCTTATTCGATGATGAGTGGCTCTTTTTCTTTTAGGAGTTGCATTTTTTTCTGATGCAGTTAATTGATTGATTTCTTATtcttaagcaataaataaataaaaatcaccaTTAAAACTTGCATGCAATTAACGATTATATGTGtattagaatttttgaatagtattaaaatttttaaatccaaagtCTTTATAcaacatatttgtaatattactAATTAGTCTCTTTTAGCGACCGCCAGGATGAATGCTCTCCaacattttgtgtaaatttttatagtcatGTAACTCATACTATGATATAGGAATCAAGCTGTTCTGTTCAttataatatgtatctctctaattttctgaaaGACTTCGtaaaatttgtgctttaaattaaaacGATAGTGACTAAAATTCGAtaaatacaaaaaacattttttgttcgaaagaaacttttttttaaatacaagtataGAAAACAGATTCGTAAggcattgaaattttatgtggactatagaataattttcaaaatttatgcaatatctcaaagaattatttaatagaaatttttttgattgattaaatattcattttttagttttattttcaagaggatttaaatggcataaataataatattttatttcgtttctgtcaataaatatatttcaaaaagttgtgatctaaattttaaacaatcctTTGGTCCTATGGAATCttattttgcaaaatgtttttgattCACAAAcctttaagtaataataataaacgtttcTAGCTTTTGTGATAAAATCTAATcaaattataaagttttcaatgctacagtttaagaaaaatcaacattttcaaatCCAGGCCAATCAGTCTTGGGGAAACTCTGAATCCTTAGTGACGCATCTTTTTATGAGACGGTCAGTGGAATGGTATAAAACCGTCCATCTTTATTTTCTCATGTTGTTGTgacaaaataacatctttattttctcatgttatggcactttacaagtccgctgacagttatctgtcagcgatttaagccaattgagcgtctcttgttttttcagtagcccCAACtggggtcaagagtacgacttatcTACTTCATGcgccacattcgcttgcacaaccccgttttacagggggacacatt is part of the Argiope bruennichi chromosome 10, qqArgBrue1.1, whole genome shotgun sequence genome and harbors:
- the LOC129988180 gene encoding tubulin beta chain, producing MREIVHIQAGQCGNQIGAKFWEVISDEHGIDPTGTYNGDSDLQLERINVYYNEATGGKYVPRAILLDLEPGTMDSVRSGPFGQLFRPDNFIFGQSGAGNNWAKGHYTEGAELVDTVLDVVRKEAESCDCLQGFQLAHSLGGGTGSGMGTLLISKIREEYPDRIMNTFSVMPSPKVSDTVVEPYNATLSVHQLVENTDETYCIDNEALYDICFRTLKLTTPTYGDLNHLVSVTMSGVTTCLRFPGQLNADLRKLAVNMVPFPRLHFFMPGFAPLTSRGSQQYRALTVPELTQQMFDAKNMMAACDPRHGRYLTVATIFRGRMSMKEVDEQMLNVQNKNSSYFVEWIPNNVKTAVCDIPPRGLKMSATFIGNSTAIQELFKRISEQFTAMFRRKAFLHWYTGEGMDEMEFTEAESNMNDLVSEYQQYQEATADDEGDFEDEEQPVGDTA